One part of the Helicobacter cetorum MIT 99-5656 genome encodes these proteins:
- a CDS encoding radical SAM protein, which yields MTKETLPIVFGPVLSRRFGKSLGIDLSPFKKQCNFNCIYCELGKAKTMESMQKVLELETLINAAKNALKKLSTPIDVLTITANGEPTLYPHLLEFIQNIKPFLKGIKTLILSNGSLFYNPKVQQALKEFDIVKFSLDAIDLKAFKRVDKPHNHDINLILQGIFDFSKNYQGQLVAEVLLIKGVNDSLHNLKLIAEFLRKINVARVDLSTIDRPSSFNAPKLSEDELLECSLVFEGLCVSLPKRTTSYYEKPLTYKEQDLLAFIKRRPLSTEEAPLLLDNQTLQALQSLLESEQIALKKVGSLEFYCLI from the coding sequence CTTTGGAAAGTCTCTAGGCATAGATTTATCGCCCTTTAAAAAGCAATGCAATTTTAATTGTATCTATTGTGAACTAGGCAAGGCTAAAACTATGGAGAGCATGCAAAAAGTGCTAGAGCTTGAAACCTTAATCAATGCCGCTAAAAACGCTCTAAAAAAACTCAGCACCCCCATTGATGTTTTAACCATCACCGCTAATGGCGAACCGACTTTATACCCCCATTTGCTAGAGTTTATCCAAAATATCAAGCCTTTTTTAAAGGGCATAAAAACGCTTATTTTAAGTAATGGCTCGTTATTTTATAACCCTAAAGTGCAACAAGCCTTGAAGGAATTTGACATCGTAAAATTTTCTTTAGATGCGATAGATTTAAAGGCGTTTAAAAGAGTGGATAAACCCCATAATCACGATATTAATCTTATTTTACAAGGCATTTTTGATTTTTCTAAAAATTATCAAGGGCAACTTGTAGCGGAAGTCTTGCTGATTAAAGGCGTGAATGATAGCTTGCATAATCTCAAGCTCATCGCTGAGTTTTTAAGAAAAATTAATGTTGCTAGAGTGGATTTAAGCACCATAGACAGACCATCAAGCTTTAATGCACCCAAATTAAGTGAAGATGAATTATTAGAATGCTCTCTAGTTTTTGAAGGGCTTTGTGTGAGCTTGCCTAAACGCACTACAAGTTATTATGAAAAACCCCTAACCTACAAAGAGCAAGACTTGCTTGCTTTTATCAAACGCCGACCCTTAAGCACAGAAGAAGCCCCTTTATTATTAGATAATCAAACTCTCCAAGCCCTTCAAAGCTTGTTAGAGAGCGAACAAATCGCTCTCAAAAAAGTCGGCTCTCTAGAATTTTATTGTTTGATTTAG
- a CDS encoding outer membrane protein → MKKHYFSLALTLLLGLHLNAEENGWYSSLGYQIGESNQQMSVNQKVLESQQQLKKVLTQAQNLANEMSAPSPTTPIVSQEQIKLQGNISTEDANRNIWGNNPTQVAASSVLQAANNIATTFKQDSQGTNPWTKPSNTHNTLCDVGQSSCNVLDDLQGIINGASAERILPLKTDLPKDKSSPHWNNSGSSPSSVYIDYSITNIVNAAQSSIQAITLTRENESLADKLPTDITNSNVSSVYDTLNTLISNNSKIHNANMNVGNELNYIAQNVDYFGLGGFTTQEIQSGGSDARLASLWYLLNGKQPDYKQGVANYTPYAQGGFIKEQNALASAYQNINKSSLALYNATKSAETTTNSGVLNGVGFSIGYKHFFGKKKAWGLRVLGFVDYNHTYIKADNDYFSTTASLLTYGGGIDILYNFINDKELKNKNKLSVGTMLGVAFGHSTWLSTLHDKLSSYGSINATNYQLLWNFGMRINLAHYKNHQYRNANGFELGIKIPSFSTNYYNNNGTKLSYGRIFSFYFNYVHAF, encoded by the coding sequence ATGAAAAAACATTATTTTTCTCTTGCACTCACTCTCTTACTAGGGCTTCATTTGAACGCTGAAGAAAATGGCTGGTATTCTAGCTTAGGGTATCAAATCGGAGAATCTAACCAGCAAATGAGCGTTAATCAAAAGGTCTTAGAAAGCCAACAACAACTCAAAAAGGTTTTAACTCAAGCTCAAAATTTAGCGAATGAAATGTCAGCTCCAAGCCCTACAACCCCCATAGTCAGTCAGGAGCAAATAAAGTTGCAAGGGAATATAAGCACCGAAGATGCCAACCGCAATATTTGGGGGAATAACCCCACTCAAGTAGCAGCTAGTAGCGTGCTACAGGCAGCGAATAATATCGCAACGACCTTCAAACAAGATAGTCAAGGCACTAACCCATGGACAAAGCCTTCTAATACACACAACACGCTCTGTGATGTGGGGCAATCTAGCTGTAATGTGTTAGATGATTTACAAGGCATTATTAATGGGGCAAGTGCGGAAAGAATATTGCCCCTTAAAACTGACTTACCCAAAGACAAAAGTAGCCCCCATTGGAACAATAGTGGTTCTAGCCCCTCTAGTGTGTATATTGATTATAGCATTACCAATATTGTTAATGCCGCACAAAGCTCCATACAAGCCATTACGCTCACCAGAGAAAATGAAAGCTTAGCAGACAAGCTTCCAACCGATATAACTAATAGCAATGTAAGTTCTGTTTATGACACACTCAACACTCTCATTTCTAACAATTCCAAAATCCACAACGCCAACATGAATGTGGGTAACGAGCTTAACTACATCGCTCAAAATGTGGATTACTTTGGCTTAGGGGGGTTTACAACTCAAGAAATTCAAAGTGGTGGTTCTGATGCAAGGCTTGCTTCTTTGTGGTATCTACTCAATGGCAAACAGCCAGATTACAAGCAAGGTGTAGCTAATTATACGCCTTATGCTCAAGGGGGCTTTATCAAAGAGCAAAACGCCCTAGCAAGTGCCTATCAAAATATCAATAAAAGCTCTCTTGCACTCTATAACGCCACCAAAAGTGCCGAAACAACTACAAATAGTGGGGTGCTAAATGGGGTGGGCTTTAGTATCGGCTACAAGCACTTCTTTGGAAAAAAGAAAGCTTGGGGGTTAAGGGTTTTGGGCTTTGTAGATTACAATCACACTTATATTAAGGCAGATAATGACTACTTCAGCACTACAGCGAGTTTATTAACTTATGGCGGGGGAATAGACATTTTATATAACTTCATCAATGATAAAGAACTCAAAAATAAGAATAAGCTTTCTGTAGGGACTATGCTTGGTGTGGCATTTGGGCATTCTACTTGGCTTTCAACCTTACACGACAAACTTTCTAGCTATGGTAGTATCAACGCTACCAATTACCAACTTTTATGGAATTTTGGCATGCGTATCAATCTCGCCCATTATAAAAACCATCAATACAGAAATGCTAATGGTTTTGAATTGGGGATTAAAATCCCTAGCTTTAGCACCAATTACTACAACAACAATGGGACTAAGCTTAGCTACGGAAGGATTTTTAGCTTCTATTTCAACTATGTGCATGCGTTTTAA
- a CDS encoding outer membrane protein yields the protein MKKLSLCLLVALGLKAEENGVYFSLGYLVGEVKQQISVGEKALEAKQQLRNALSQAIDLSQKMVAPSPRKTNGWSRQPPGHSANIWGNNPTQVAASSVLQAANDIASLKHGSSWSGYSTKATNLCDIGSNTCDVLNELKQIIAQTSSQMTLTDNLQGDVVKRENKNHQTTTSWQNQNNTEPTYAGIKTGIQKVAESAKNAIEAITLTRDNAKLAKDILSNPQDENISTLYDSLSQVVHNNQAINNANTAIGNALDYINKNLYYGGLGDFACSALSPTYTKPTNYYSDARLSFLSCLLKGTTPNTHNYPYAQGGFVKEQNALASAFKGINKRALVFYDVRKSPGTTTTSGALNGAGLSLGYKHFFGKRKAIGFRYSLFVDYNYGSIASNTTDFNSVVSFLTYGFDMDLLLNFINDEQLRSKKKLSMGFIVGVGVGATTFASSLKDKLTAFGKLKDPTIFQLLGNFGVRLNIARYKDKKYKGANSFELGAKVPAFNVNYYSNNDGNKLSYKRVMSFYINYAYAF from the coding sequence ATGAAAAAATTGTCTCTCTGTTTATTAGTAGCTCTTGGCTTAAAGGCTGAAGAAAACGGCGTTTATTTTAGTTTGGGTTATTTAGTGGGTGAAGTTAAGCAACAAATCAGTGTGGGCGAAAAAGCCCTAGAAGCCAAACAGCAACTTAGAAATGCCCTATCCCAAGCGATAGATTTGTCTCAAAAAATGGTTGCACCAAGCCCACGCAAAACAAACGGATGGTCACGCCAGCCTCCTGGTCATAGTGCAAATATTTGGGGAAATAACCCTACGCAAGTGGCGGCTAGTAGCGTGCTGCAAGCAGCAAACGATATAGCTTCTCTCAAACATGGGTCATCTTGGAGTGGCTATAGCACTAAAGCCACTAATTTGTGTGATATAGGTTCAAATACCTGTGATGTGCTAAATGAATTGAAGCAAATTATTGCCCAAACTTCAAGTCAAATGACTTTGACAGATAATTTACAAGGTGATGTAGTAAAAAGAGAAAACAAAAACCATCAAACAACAACTTCATGGCAAAATCAAAACAATACAGAACCCACTTACGCAGGGATTAAAACCGGGATACAAAAAGTAGCAGAGAGTGCAAAAAATGCCATTGAAGCCATTACGCTTACTAGAGATAACGCTAAGCTTGCTAAAGACATTTTATCTAACCCCCAAGATGAAAATATCAGCACGCTTTATGACTCCCTTAGTCAAGTCGTTCATAATAACCAAGCCATCAATAACGCTAATACTGCGATAGGGAATGCATTAGATTACATCAACAAAAACCTTTATTATGGTGGCTTAGGGGATTTTGCCTGCAGTGCTTTAAGCCCCACTTATACTAAACCAACAAATTACTATAGCGATGCAAGACTATCTTTTTTGAGTTGCTTGTTAAAAGGCACAACTCCAAACACACATAACTACCCTTACGCTCAAGGGGGCTTTGTCAAAGAGCAAAATGCCCTAGCAAGTGCGTTCAAAGGCATCAATAAAAGGGCATTAGTTTTTTATGATGTAAGAAAAAGTCCTGGCACTACCACCACAAGCGGGGCGTTAAATGGGGCGGGGCTTAGTTTAGGATACAAGCATTTCTTTGGCAAAAGAAAAGCTATAGGGTTTAGATATTCTCTCTTTGTGGATTATAACTATGGCTCCATCGCTAGCAATACGACTGATTTTAATAGTGTCGTGAGTTTTTTAACCTATGGCTTTGATATGGACTTGCTCCTTAATTTTATTAACGATGAGCAACTAAGAAGCAAGAAAAAGCTCTCTATGGGGTTTATTGTAGGTGTGGGCGTAGGGGCTACCACCTTTGCTTCATCTTTGAAAGACAAGCTCACTGCTTTTGGTAAGCTCAAAGACCCTACGATATTTCAATTGCTAGGGAATTTTGGCGTGCGTTTGAATATCGCTCGCTATAAGGACAAGAAGTATAAGGGGGCTAATAGCTTTGAACTAGGGGCTAAAGTGCCAGCATTCAATGTCAATTACTACAGCAATAATGACGGAAACAAATTGAGCTATAAAAGAGTAATGAGCTTTTATATCAACTATGCGTATGCGTTTTGA